Proteins encoded together in one Telopea speciosissima isolate NSW1024214 ecotype Mountain lineage chromosome 6, Tspe_v1, whole genome shotgun sequence window:
- the LOC122664191 gene encoding putative ABC transporter C family member 15, translated as MFGLNSTATNLEILQHWGAQVKLSSPCFWEKVSIVLHVGILGSLLAYFVQKIICQSCIRRSNPTEKSTETYPVMVKHGLTYKANIGCNTLLLGSHLLIILMLLNGCGTHCKSKKSVILEEIMQVSSWLISLIAVLNTWKTRSTKLPWFLRAWWTCSFSLSIIFTALDIHYILIKKGYPEVADYIDFFSLVPSTYLFGISLRGTTGISFFKNGITDPLLNGKAENKAEGKKDSLYGQAAILQLITFSWLNPLFSVGIKKPLEQDDIPDVDTKDSARFVSRSFDECLNHVKESNGIANPSVFYKAIFLFIRKKAAINAAFAIINTGASYVGPYLIDDFVKFLSDKRQQRLEKGYFLAVAFLSSKMVETVAERQWIFGARQLGLRLQAALMSHIYKKGLHLSSQSRQSHTSGEIINYMSVDIQRITDFIWYLNIIWMLPIQISLAIYILHMNLGLGSLTGLLATVMVMACNIPLARIQRRFQSKIMETKDERMKATSEVLRNMKTLKLQAWDTRFLHKIESLRIVEYNSLWKSLRLGAISAFIFWGCPTFISVVTFGTCMLLRIPLTAGRVISALATFRMLQDPIFNLPDLLSVIAQAKVSVDRVASYLQEDEIQPDAVFLAPKDESGFEIEIDNGKFSWNPESRSPTLDRIELKVKRGMKVAICGTVGSGKSSMLSCVLGEIPKLSGTVKIMGTKAYVPQSPWILSGNVRENILFGNPYDSAKYETTINACALELDFELFSSGDLTEIGERGINMSGGQKQRIQIARAVYQDADIYLLDDPFSAVDAHTGTQLFENCLMGILKDKTILYVTHQVEFLPAADLILVMQNGRVKQAGRFEQLIKQNIGFEVLVGAHSQALESILTVENSSRTSERPVSDGEVDAEPTSTTGLLNGQHDSEHNLSPEKTENGGRLVQDEEREKGSIGKEVYWSYLTAVKGGALGPIIILAQSLFQVLQIASNYWMAWASPPSTEAEPLVGLKILFLVYIILSVGSSLCVLVRATLLAIAGLLTSQKLFTKMLHSVFRAPMAFFDSTPTGRILNRASTDQSVLDLEIAGKLGWCAFSIIRILGTIAVMSQVAWQVFAVFIPVTAICIWYQQYYIPTARELARLAGIKRAPILHHFAESLTGAATIRAFDQEGRFTNANLSLIDDHSRPWFHNVSAMEWLSFRLNLLSNFVFAFSLVFLVSIPEGIINASIAGLAVTYGLNLNFQQASVIWNLCNTENKMISVERILQYSKLASEAPLVIDECRPPNNWPQIGKICFKKLQIRYAEHLPSVLKDINCTFPGRKKVGVVGRTGSGKSTLIQAIFRIVEPKEGTIEIDDVDICKIGLHDLRSRLSIIPQDPTMFEGTVRGNLDPLGQYSDTEIWEALDKCQLGDLVRAKEEKLDSTVVENGENWSVGQRQLFCLGRALLKRSSILVLDEATASVDTATDGVIQKIISWEFKDRTVVTIAHRIHTVIDSDLVLVLSEGRVVEYDTPAKLLERADSFFSKLIKEYSLRSRSFLSQSKNQNAGLIS; from the exons atgtttggtttaaacagtaCTGCAACAA ATTTGGAAATCCTTCAACATTGGGGAGCACAGGTAAAGTTAAGCTCACCTTGTTTCTGGGAGAAAGTCAGCATAGTTCTCCATGTTGGGATCCTTGGAAGCTTATTAGCCTATTTTGTACAAAAAATTATATGTCAGTCATGCATACGAAGATCAAATCCTACAGAGAAAAGCACAGAGACGTACCCCGTTATGGTCAAACATGGCCTCACGTACAAAGCCAATATAGGTTGCAATACTCTGCTACTGGGAAGCCATTTGCTCATTATCCTGATGTTGTTGAATGGTTGTGGGACCCATTGCAAATCTAAAAAGTCGGTTATTCTGGAAGAAATCATGCAAGTGTCATCATGGTTGATTTCACTAATTGCAGTTCTAAATACATGGAAAACAAGGTCAACAAAACTTCCATGGTTTCTAAGAGCTTGGTGGACATGCAGCTTCTCATTGTCCATTATTTTCACAGCTCTTGATATTCACTACATTCTTATCAAGAAGGGTTATCCTGAGGTAGCAGATTACATTGACTTCTTCAGTCTCGTTCCCTCCACCTATCTGTTTGGTATTTCACTAAGAGGGACCACAGGCATCAGCTTCTTCAAGAATGGCATCACTGACCCACTTCTTAATGGAAAAGCTGAAAATAAAGCAGAGGGAAAAAAGGATTCTCTATATGGACAGGCTGCTATTCTCCAACTCATTACCTTTTCTTGGCTTAACCCATTGTTTTCAGTTGGGATCAAGAAACCACTTGAACAGGATGATATCCCAGACGTTGATACAAAAGACTCTGCTAGGTTCGTCTCCCGTTCATTTGATGAATGTCTAAATCATGTCAAGGAGAGTAACGGCATTGCAAATCCATCCGTCTTTTACAAGGCTATCTTTCTGTTTATCAGGAAGAAAGCAGCAATTAATGCAGCATTTGCCATCATCAACACTGGAGCATCATATGTTGGACCGTACTTGATTGATGACTTTGTGAAGTTCTTAAGTGATAAGAGACAACAGAGATTAGAGAAGGGGTACTTTCTTGCAGTAGCATTTCTAAGTTCCAAAATGGTTGAGACTGTCGCAGAGAGGCAGTGGATCTTTGGGGCCCGACAACTCGGTCTTCGCCTTCAAGCAGCTCTCATGTCCCACATTTACAAAAAGGGCTTACATCTATCAAGCCAGTCACGCCAAAGCCATACTAGTGGAGAGATCATTAATTATATGAGTGTTGATATCCAACGTATTACAGACTTCATCTGGTATCTGAACATAATTTGGATGTTACCAATACAAATTTCCTTGGCGATCTACATTCTACATATGAATCTGGGTCTTGGATCCCTGACAGGATTATTGGCAACAGTGATGGTCATGGCCTGCAATATACCCCTTGCAAGAATACAGAGAAGGTTCCAGTCCAAGATCATGGAAACAAAGGATGAGCGGATGAAAGCTACATCAGAAGTTCTCCGCAACATGAAGACTCTGAAACTCCAAGCTTGGGATACTCGGTTTCTCCACAAAATAGAAAGCCTGAGAATAGTTGAGTATAACTCGTTATGGAAGTCATTACGGTTGGGAGCCATCTCAGCATTTATCTTCTGGGGATGCCCCACATTCATTTCGGTCGTGACATTTGGAACATGCATGCTTCTGAGAATCCCACTCACAGCTGGGAGAGTCATATCTGCATTAGCAACCTTCCGAATGTTGCAGGATCCAATCTTCAATCTACCTGATTTACTCTCAGTGATTGCACAGGCTAAAGTTTCAGTTGACCGAGTTGCATCATACCTGCAGGAAGATGAAATTCAACCAGATGCAGTTTTTCTTGCACCAAAAGATGAATCAGGATTTGAGATTGAGATTGATAATGGGAAATTCAGCTGGAATCCAGAATCAAGAAGCCCAACTCTTGACAGAATAGAGTTGAAAGTGAAGAGGGGGATGAAAGTGGCCATTTGTGGGACAGTAGGATCAGGAAAATCTAGTATGCTTTCTTGCGTACTTGGAGAAATACCAAAGCTGTCGGGAACGGTAAAGATTATGGGAACTAAAGCATATGTTCCCCAGTCCCCCTGGATATTGTCAGGAAATGTcagagagaatattctctttggAAATCCCTATGACAGTGCCAAGTATGAGACAACAATTAACGCTTGTGCCTTGGAATTGGATTTTGAGCTTTTCTCCTCTGGTGATCTAACAGAGATTGGAGAAAGGGGAATTAATATGAGTGGAGGCCAGAAGCAAAGAATACAAATTGCGCGTGCAGTCTATCAGGATGCTGATATATATCTTCTTGATGACCCTTTCAGTGCTGTTGATGCTCATACAGGCACCCAACTCTTTGAG AACTGTCTAATGGGGATTCTTAAAGACAAAACTATACTTTATGTGACACATCAAGTTGAGTTTCTTCCAGCAGCAGACCTCATTCTG GTAATGCAAAATGGAAGAGTCAAACAGGCAGGAAGGTTTGAACAACTAATAAAACAGAACATTGGATTTGAAGTTTTAGTTGGTGCACACAGCCAAGCTCTAGAGTCGATTCTCACAGTCGAAAATTCAAGCAGAACATCTGAAAGACCAGTATCTGATGGAGAAGTTGATGCTGAACCAACCTCAACTACAGGGCTTTTGAATGGTCAGCATGACTCTGAACATAATCTTTCTCCAGAGAAAACAGAAAATGGAGGGAGATTAGTACaggatgaagagagagagaaaggaagcaTTGGAAAAGAAGTCTACTGGTCTTACTTGACTGCAGTGAAAGGCGGAGCCTTGGGCCCTATCATAATCCTGGCACAGTCGCTCTTCCAAGTATTACAGATAGCAAGTAATTATTGGATGGCATGGGCTTCTCCTCCTTCAACAGAGGCTGAACCTCTAGTGGGGTTGAAAATTCTATTCCTTGTTTATATAATTCTATCTGTTGGAAGTTCACTTTGTGTGCTGGTCCGAGCCACGCTACTTGCAATAGCCGGCCTTCTAACCTCACAAAAGCTCTTCACGAAGATGCTGCATAGTGTATTTCGAGCTCCAATGGCTTTCTTTGATTCAACACCAACTGGAAGGATATTAAATCGG GCTTCTACAGATCAAAGTGTGCTAGACTTGGAAATAGCAGGCAAATTAGGTTGGTGCGCATTTTCAATAATACGGATTTTGGGGACTATCGCTGTGATGTCACAGGTAGCATGGCAAGTGTTTGCGGTCTTCATTCCAGTTACAGCAATCTGCATATGGTACCAA CAATACTATATACCAACTGCAAGAGAACTGGCCCGCCTTGCTGGGATTAAAAGAGCACCAATTCTCCACCACTTTGCAGAATCACTAACGGGAGCAGCAACAATCCGAGCTTTCGACCAAGAAGGCCGTTTCACTAATGCAAACCTCAGCCTTATTGATGACCACTCTAGGCCCTGGTTCCATAATGTGTCAGCAATGGAGTGGCTTTCCTTCAGACTAAACTTACTGTCCAATTTTGTCTTCGCATTCTCATTGGTTTTTCTTGTGAGCATCCCTGAAGGAATAATTAATGCAA GCATTGCAGGTTTGGCGGTGACCTATGGATTGAATCTGAATTTTCAGCAAGCCTCAGTTATTTGGAACCTGTGCAACACAGAGAATAAAATGATCTCAGTAGAAAGAATTCTGCAATATTCCAAACTCGCTAGTGAAGCCCCTCTGGTGATTGATGAATGCAGACCACCAAACAACTGGCCACAAATTGGAAAAATATGCTTCAAAAAATTGCAG ATCCGATATGCGGAACATCTTCCCTCTGTCTTAAAAGATATTAACTGCACCTTTCCTGGAAGGAAGAAAGTAGGAGTTGTAGGACGGACAGGGAGTGGAAAATCAACTCTTATACAGGCAATCTTCCGAATTGTAGAACCAAAAGAAGGAACCATTGAAATTGATGATGTGGATATTTGCAAGATAGGCCTTCATGACTTGAGATCCAGGCTTAGCATCATCCCACAAGACCCAACAATGTTTGAAGGAACAGTGAGAGGAAACCTTGATCCACTGGGACAATATTCGGACACCGAAATATGGGAG gctcTAGATAAATGTCAACTTGGAGATCTCGTGCGTGCAAAGGAAGAGAAGTTGGATTCAACAG TGGTGGAGAATGGGGAGAACTGGAGTGTGGGACAGAGGCAGCTATTCTGTCTTGGAAGAGCCTTACTAAAGAGAAGCAGCATTCTTGTTTTAGATGAAGCCACAGCCTCTGTTGACACTGCAACTGATGGTGTGATACAGAAGATCATAAGCTGGGAGTTCAAAGATCGTACAGTTGTCACCATAGCTCACAGAATTCATACAGTTATAGACAGCGATCTTGTTCTAGTTCTCAGTGAAG GAAGAGTAGTGGAATATGATACACCTGCTAAATTGCTAGAACGAGCGGATTCATTCTTCTCAAAGCTAATAAAGGAGTACTCTCTAAGATCACGAAGCTTCCTCAGCCAATCGAAAAATCAAAATGCAGGTCTGATTTCTTAG